The Oreochromis niloticus isolate F11D_XX linkage group LG18, O_niloticus_UMD_NMBU, whole genome shotgun sequence DNA window TTGTCTGCACTGATGTGTAGTAAATCTGAAATAATCCAGAACTGTCTGAGTTTCTTTATCTTCCCCATGAGGGGATATGCAGATTTTTTCattatgtctttgtgtttggACATCACGGAGTCGATGTAAGCTTTCATAAAGTGTCATAATGTTTCCCCGGGCCAATATGTATGGTGGTCTCTGGCATCACCACCGTAACTCTGTGTCCACGGCGACCCATTTGCTGGGCAATGGCTTTAAGGCCTACCCAGTGACTCCCATCCATGGGGACCACGAGCAAGTTGcccaaaaactgtgaaaaacttGCAGATTTGGCCTGAGTAGCTTCAGCTTCTGCTGTCTTCACCTTGTCCTCTGGACTGGACTTTTCTGATACAGATCCCTTCGTATTATTGGGAACACCGCTTATTTCCCTAGCCAAGATGAGCTGTAAAAACACAAACGCTCCTGCTGTCCTCAATGTTCTCTCGTCAGTGTACCTGGAGCTAACTGAGTCGAACACAGATAAAGTTGGGGCACATCTGAATACGTTGTTTGAATTCCTCATTGAATTAGCAgattgcatttgtgtgtgttcaaGTCCTTCCTGTCTCTGTTGGGAATAGGTAAGAGGACCATGAACGTAATAACTCTGCTAAAGCAATTGTTACAGAGGATGTGCCAGGCTTTAAAGTGTCAAAGGTCAGCATTATCTTTATGTTTTTAGTGTTTATatctcaacagaagtttttttccttccctctcTGGAGCCAACCCGCACATTTACACACTGAACATTGCAAAGAAGACACAGgattcattaatttaaaaaatgaatagtCACATTGCACAAGTGTTCAAACCCTGCTTTACACTGAATTACTGTTTTCCAACAAGTATTTAGCCCCTTTATTTAAGTAAAAGTCACAATCCTACTGAGAAGTTTTCCGCATCAAATCACACTTAAATGAATTAATGCCTGTGCCACTTTAATGTTGCTGCATTTTCCCTTGCCGCATTGGTGAATTCCAATGTATCTCCTTTCCATTTCAGGCCAACTTTCTAATAATTCAGCCTATGCACAGTATCAGTTAATCAAACCAGCACTGTGTAGGTTACGTAATCATTCAGCCCGAACAGCCAAATATCtatataaacaaacacaaatgtggTACCATAATTCTCTAAATGTAATTAACATTTCATTGTATTTGGTTGCAACAATATTGCTAGTCTTCCTGTGTGGATGCCCCTCTCAGCTGTGGTAGTGGCAGCTGAGCGCAACAATCTTTCAGGATGGACAACAGCAGTGTCCCCACTCCTTGCTAGAAGGGGGATGCTGTTGTAAAGACAGACCTCGTGAAACAGGGTAGATTAACTACAGCTGGAAGACAAGGATAGTTGACCTCAAATAAATGATGTACGCAACAAGGCATAGCTCCCGTTTTTGTTGTGCGTGTTATTAATGTCTTCTCAGATCATGGGAAATTTGGAGTAGGCATCTCTGATCTGAAGATATTGGTATGGTAAATTTTTCACTTCATCATTTCCCTTTCACATTGAATATATCCTTGTGCTTGTATCATTGTGGCAGCGAATTAGGTCATTAGGTCTTTTTTCTGTGCTCTAAGGAGACCTACATAGTTTTTGAAGTAGTGTCATTCAAGGCTATCAAACAATGTGCAGGGTGGTCAGCCACCAATGTACATGTGACCACAGATCCACCTGTGGTGAAATCCAATTACATTGCAAAATGTTTAGATGAATCATTGCTggttaaaagtcatgtttggcACATAATTTAATCTGTAACATATTTGATGACTGGTATTACATTATATAACCTCCAGTGTTAATATTGCTGCGGGCAATTTCTCTtcaaattaatacattttaaaagctcGCAATAGTCAGCATACATATAGAGTCAAAACCTGAACTTTAACCGTTTTTGTTTGAAGGCAGTTCATTTTAGGTAGGAAAAATGGTTTACATTTGTGAAACTTGTCCAGTTGGCGGCAGTAACGCGACATTTTCCTCCCAAACGAACAAACAGAAGGAGAAGGAAACCAGAGCCACTAGGAGCTTTGAGGATCATGGGACAGGGAATTTTGTTCTATCCTCGCGCATCTTGAAGTGATTTGTCCTCGAGCCCATCTACAAACAGGCTCACGTCCGCGAGCTCACCAAGGCACGAGCCAGAATGTGAACAAGTAAGCACGGCGCCGTGTTTCAGCTTCAGtcaaaattaaatgaataaaagtttTTCACACGTTAGAGTGCGTTAACCGCGAAGGAGCAGAGATGAAGTAAGTCATGTCCTGGCTTCAATGCCCGGTGCTTTCAGTGATGTCCATCCGCCCTCTGTGCGAGCTTTAGTTTTGAGCCCGGTTAGCTTAGCCGGGATGCTAACGTTAGCTAAGCATCACCTGAGTTTTGAATACAGAGTATTTAGCTGGGTGTTTTCAGACATTGGTTTCCAGCCACTGGCAGAGCACAGTGAACCTGAGTCAAAACTGGTGGTTTTATTTCCAGATTACATTAAATGTGtgcctatatatatatatatatatatatatatatatatagatatatatatagatatatatatatatagatatatatatagatatatatatatatagatatatagatatatatatagatatatatatatatagatatatatgtatatgtatttatatatatttttaatataacaTTGATTGCCTGACACAGTAAACCTGTATGAAAGGTGAAATCATTTCAACATAAACGTAAAGACAAAGTGCAGTTATAAGGAGATTAGTGTATGAACTGAAAACATGTCCTTCATTCAGAGTTCAAAGGTCGTGACATTGGACAAATGCAGGCGCAAACATACACAAGCTCAATGCCATGTTGTTGTCAATCCTGTCAGAGTGATGTGCTGTTTCTGATTTTGCAGGTTCGATGCAGATGACTTGGGCTCATTcactcatttactgtttttcaAGGTAGAATATTACAGGTAAGACGATTAGAAATATTTTCATCTAGACTCAGTTTATTTGTAAAATATTGCAGGAGGAGTCACTGTTGCTCCTTTTAGCAGGTCCATAAAGTATTGTGTGAAGTGGAAAGGATCCATGTGTCCCCAACGCTCCAACAGACAGCCTAGGGCATCTAAGAAGAACACCAAGACGAGCACCGCGCCAGAGGAAGAAGTTATCCAGTATCAGCTGAGAGGTCGAAAGCGGAGGGGGACGGGCAATACTGGTGACAGCCTCTGTATCACAGGTGGGGGAACAGGGCGCGACATCCTCGACATCATTGGCACTCAGGAAGAGAAGCATGTTGGTGAAGAAGACGGGGGAAAGGCTGTAGACACAGCTGATAAAGAACTGGACGACTTGGATGAAGACCGAGTCTCTGTTTGCAGCAGCACAGCGTCTGGTCCCTCTTTTTATCACTCCACCTCCAGAAAAGGGAGGCCTTCCCAGAATCTGTGCTTGGCCTGTCAGAAGCTCTACCAGAAAGCAAAGAAGATAAAAACACCAGCCATAAACAAACTGCTGGACAATGGTGAGCACACTAATGGCAGCATGTCTTTGGGAAGAAGTTGATGCTGTAGCTACTCGTCCAAAGGAAAGATGAACAATTGTTAATAATACTTGAGAAATATTTTTCTATAGCACACTTACACTGCTTGTATTAGCCCTGCATAAAAAGAAATCTAAAAGTATAACTACACATTTCAGTAACCAGTATACAATTATGTATTGTTTGTTGCATGAAGTGGATGAAATGCTTACATATGGTTTAACTTACCAGTACCAAATTAATAGCCATCCTCTTTTGCCATCCATATTAACAACAAACAGGTAAGCACAGTTCTGTAACACTTTGATTTTGATTCTTGTTTAGATCCTATGTCCCCGACATGTGACCAGTGGGTCCTTATCAAAAAGTGGACATCCCGAAGGCTGCCTAATGCAAAAGGGTAAGGCTGAGTGTAcactgtgtgtatgcatgtgtatgttTCACAAATTACCATCATATTTAAGCTGATTGTACTGCCGCCTGTCTGCTGTGTCAGGCAGCTTTTGAGCCACATAAAGAAGATAAAGAAGGCCTGTGCAACACAAAGTGAGCAGCGTGTGGAAGAATCTGCCGCCTGTTCAAGGCCGCACACTTTCCTCCACAGGTAACGTGTTTGCTTGCATGAATTTCTTATGACTGTAGCTGTTCTCATCTAAAATGACTtgtatgtgctgtgtttttGCGGTCAGGAACCTCAGACGATGTGTGAAAGCGaaaaaggagaggaagaagaataaGAACAGGAGGAAGAGACCGAGAGACGGTTCGCAGGGTACTCGTGTCGCTAAGCAGCAGCGTCTCCACAGCAACACTCCCATCAAGATTAGCCGTGTAGAGCCAAACAGCCGCCGAAAAAGCAGCAGTCAGGGGAACAGAGGTGTGACTGCTGAGGCGATTCCCTCGTCTGTGACACAGGAAGACACCAC harbors:
- the si:ch211-227n13.3 gene encoding uncharacterized protein si:ch211-227n13.3 isoform X3, producing MCPQRSNRQPRASKKNTKTSTAPEEEVIQYQLRGRKRRGTGNTGDSLCITGGGTGRDILDIIGTQEEKHVGEEDGGKAVDTADKELDDLDEDRVSVCSSTASGPSFYHSTSRKGRPSQNLCLACQKLYQKAKKIKTPAINKLLDNDPMSPTCDQWVLIKKWTSRRLPNAKGQLLSHIKKIKKACATQSEQRVEESAACSRPHTFLHRNLRRCVKAKKERKKNKNRRKRPRDGSQGTRVAKQQRLHSNTPIKISRVEPNSRRKSSSQGNRGVTAEAIPSSVTQEDTTPSKRVPKQTGRFRNLLTELRSKSSMIVRETH
- the si:ch211-227n13.3 gene encoding uncharacterized protein si:ch211-227n13.3 isoform X2, with translation MKFDADDLGSFTHLLFFKVEYYRSIKYCVKWKGSMCPQRSNRQPRASKKNTKTSTAPEEEVIQYQLRGRKRRGTGNTGDSLCITGGGTGRDILDIIGTQEEKHVGEEDGGKAVDTADKELDDLDEDRVSVCSSTASGPSFYHSTSRKGRPSQNLCLACQKLYQKAKKIKTPAINKLLDNDPMSPTCDQWVLIKKWTSRRLPNAKGQLLSHIKKIKKACATQSEQRVEESAACSRPHTFLHRNLRRCVKAKKERKKNKNRRKRPRDGSQGTRVAKQQRLHSNTPIKISRVEPNSRRKSSSQGNRGVTAEAIPSSVTQEDTTPSKRVPKQTGRFRNLLTELRSKSSMIVRETH
- the si:ch211-227n13.3 gene encoding uncharacterized protein si:ch211-227n13.3 isoform X1, with the protein product MKFDADDLGSFTHLLFFKVEYYSRSIKYCVKWKGSMCPQRSNRQPRASKKNTKTSTAPEEEVIQYQLRGRKRRGTGNTGDSLCITGGGTGRDILDIIGTQEEKHVGEEDGGKAVDTADKELDDLDEDRVSVCSSTASGPSFYHSTSRKGRPSQNLCLACQKLYQKAKKIKTPAINKLLDNDPMSPTCDQWVLIKKWTSRRLPNAKGQLLSHIKKIKKACATQSEQRVEESAACSRPHTFLHRNLRRCVKAKKERKKNKNRRKRPRDGSQGTRVAKQQRLHSNTPIKISRVEPNSRRKSSSQGNRGVTAEAIPSSVTQEDTTPSKRVPKQTGRFRNLLTELRSKSSMIVRETH